Part of the Ammospiza caudacuta isolate bAmmCau1 chromosome 3, bAmmCau1.pri, whole genome shotgun sequence genome, TGACAGGCAGCTGTCCCCTGCAAGCTAGAAGGTGGAGAATCATCTAATAAAGTCTTCCCTTCATAGAAAGTTACCCAAATGCTTAAGAAGTAGAACAACAATACAGAATCATACTTTTATTATATCTGTATCATTAATACAGAGTCAGAAGCAGCTGCTTAGCTTTTCCCATATCAATCAAAacggtgacagtgacagatAAATCCACATATGGGACAATTCACATTCTACTTAAGTTAGTGAAAGTCAGGGGTTAGCAGCACTTTGTACAGCTCAGGCTTTTACAGTCCTCTTGTGCTGGAAGGCTGCCAGGGAAATGCCATCAGGGGGGTTTGCTCTCACACTGCAGGATCTGCAGTTTTGTATCAGGTGAAGAGGAACACGGCACTGCACTCTCCATTAAAACAGCAGTGGTGATGCCAGGGtaagaacaaagaaaaactaAGAGACAAAAAATGAGAGCTGAAATTGTTAATATAAAAATGCTAACAAAGTTCACGGGACACTGAGCTGCTATAAAAAACCTGTGCTGTAAGAGTATGTGGCAAACAGTGGGCTATGATTTCCTCTTTTTGTCAGAGAAAGATAGAAGGAAATCATCATAATCTAATACAGATGACATCTttgataattatttttaaaaagtaaagtgTCATTTATCCAAACCAAACATAATAGTCTTACTTAAAATGTCACAGTAGTCCtcatggggggaaaaaagatttatttttctcagtttaCAGCTGTAGGATTTGCAGAAATACTCCACAGTAACTGCATTTGAGGAGACTGATTAACTTTATATCCAGTATTCTCAAACCTATCAAATATTAAACTCCATAATGTTTTTGAAAATGTAAGCCTGTATATAATGTATTGCACCTGTCTGTACTTGTGATACCTACACTCACATGAAGCACAAAGAATTGATGTTAGCTTGTCCAAATAATTCATTTACACTTTTCCAAGGAGTGGGAAACAACTTGGGATTTACAAAAAGACCAGTcatatttcaattattaaaagCTTTCTTCTTCTAAGGAATGTAATTTTACATTATACACTTCTTAACAGAGAAATCCTCGCAGAAAGAACTTGCAGGTTAAATAATTCCTGTAATTcccagcaaacagcccaggTGTATGACACTACTACAGATCTGTTTGTTTCCTCTATGCTGTGTGTACATACACACTTATTTTCTGAGCAGAGAACTGACTCATGGTAGCTAATTGTAGTAATGAACTCCACAGCACGGGGAATTAATTTAATAttctgctgtgcctctgcccagGCATTCTCTAGGTACAAAAATGTTCCTCAAAACTCATCTTTAATGCTGAAATGTGGCTGATCTTCAGGTTTAAAGTCCAGGTTGGGGCTGCCATCCTCATTCAGAATTCGCCGAGAAGTATAGCCAACAATTGGATATTTGGCTTTATAAACATTATTGAAGATGTCATCCAGGGACTTCAGCTCCTCCTCTGTGAGCCCTGTCTAAAGGAAACAGGGAAATCAAAGTCCTGcctcaaagaaataaaaccagagatATTTacatgtttggggttttttttttaatgattacTGTAAACTTTAGGGTCAGCTTTTGGGTTTACACAGCAGAGCATGATGAACAAAATTGATAGCACAGCCTGTAATTGTGTTCTTTCCATTCAAATTCAGCCTTGACAAAACTTTAAGGTATTCAGGTCAGACAAGCAACAACCCATCACCAGATCTAGCATTCACTGCCACATCAGGATACACCAAAACAAAGAAAGGGATTTACTGTCTTTGTGAGCATCTTTTTAAATAGCAGGCAATCTCCCTTTTATATGCTTACAGAAGTTGTATTGATTCCAGAAATGAAAAACTTTCCTCTTGAAGGCTGTTAGCACCTTTCATGACCACTAAATATGTTTTATGTATCTAAAGAGAACTAatgcattttgattttaaatatgTGAGTCAAGTTATATAAATACAAACAATTTAAAACCATCATTCATCATCTtgcataataataaaaatttgaaaagtGGAATTAAACTGATGGCCCATTTTCTTACTGTGTCATGTGTAAGATCTGCTGGATCCAGAGACATCTTTGCAACTCCTCTTGTTGAGTCTTTTCCAGCCAAAGCATTGTATGGGGCTCCTTTTCCATAAAATTCtgtcagattaaaaaaaaaaaaaatccagtgatGATCTGACAATGTACAGGGTATGTTCAGCCTCTACCCTTCACCAGACTGTGAACTGAATGTCAATGAACTGAAAGCAACAATTCAAGTCTAAAACTCTTCTTTTCAGAACTGACTTTGGATTTCCTACTTGTTGGGCTTGTACAGCTGTTGAACTTCCTATACTGCATTCTTAAAATTTACCTATTATTTAGGGAATTGTGCTTTACATTCTGATGAGATGTTTGTGGACCCCAGAATTCGCAAGCTCTGTGTAATTTAGGATTTGAGATCAGCCAACCCAACATGTATGCCCAGACAAGGTTAGTACAAACACAGTAACAAGCCATTGGTTTACTTATGATGACACCCAGACAAGTGTCTGACACCCTCATGGTCCCTTCAAACCTTTTATAGCAAATCTGGATTAAGTAGCAGGAGCTCAGATGAAAACATTTGCAGTTCTCAGGGAGGGCACAAAGAGCAATGGGTGTGAGCAccagcacagaaggaaaagatgcagctgcagcagtgttGATATTGTGCAGTGGGTACATCCACACTAGGTTTGATCTGCTCAGCTCCTGTACCCAGGGCAGTGAAATGCTGTAGCTTCCCCAGATGTGCCCTGACCCCACATCTGGCAAGGactcagggagctgggaagttCTGCCAGTTTTCATTAGCAGTGCCCAAGCTACCTAGACAGGGCTGGCTTGTCTGTCTGCATGTTGTGATCTCAAGCCAGTGCAAGTTCTAGACAAAACCTTAGTAGGGGAGCTgtcagagaaggaaaatcaagttttttagaagaggaaaaagtgTATCTTTTTGTTGCAATTGAACTGCAGGCTTCCAATGCACTGGGAATGTTTAAAACCAAATGTCTGAATAATAACATGAAAGCAAAGTAGCAGAGGAGAAGCACACCAACCTTTTCCAGAGGTGACATCAAACACTACTCCCTTCACTGCCAGGTAGATGGGCTGTCCTTCCTGGAGGGAAAGCCATCAATACATCCTCAGCACTTAAGCACAGGCAAAAAGCAGTTTATTTCAGCTGTGAAATCCACAAGCTCTTAGGACACAAATTCTTTGTTGTACGTTCACTCTTGTTTTACCACCATACACGTTCCCTCTCTTGATGTCACATGCTTGTGCTTTAAACTGCCCCTAATATTATTTGGGGGTTCAACCATAAGCAATGAGAATCTTTTTAATCTAAACAACCATAGAAGA contains:
- the NENF gene encoding neudesin; the encoded protein is MAGAAARGPLPCLPLPLPCLLLLLLLLPAASAEPELRFRPPAEDPVRLFTEPELARYDGHQEGQPIYLAVKGVVFDVTSGKEFYGKGAPYNALAGKDSTRGVAKMSLDPADLTHDTTGLTEEELKSLDDIFNNVYKAKYPIVGYTSRRILNEDGSPNLDFKPEDQPHFSIKDEF